The Malus sylvestris chromosome 12, drMalSylv7.2, whole genome shotgun sequence genome contains a region encoding:
- the LOC126592120 gene encoding thioredoxin reductase NTRC-like: MKDSEPKIQDETSKERMLSLIFATGATAKRLRIPREDEFWSRGISACAICDGASPLFKGQVLAVVGGGDTATEEALYLKKYARHIHLLDHEWRQAVTAAGSGCIAALSVERYLVGKDLIIEFHQPVTEEAKKEPSSMDVQEGFDITLTKHRGQYALRKLYHESPRLICVLYTAPTCGPCRTLKPILGTVIDEFDHNVHFVEIEIEEDQEVVEATGIMGTPCVQFFKNKEMIRTVSGVKMKSEY; this comes from the exons ATGAAGGACTCTGAACCGAAGATACAAGATGAAACTTCAAAAGAGAGAATGTTAAG TCTAATTTTTGCCACAGGAGCTACTGCAAAACGGCTCAGGATTCCCCGTgaagatgaattttggagtaggGGAATTAGTGCTTGTGCAATTTGCGATGGAGCATCACCATTGTTTAAGGGCCAAGTTCTTGCTGTGGTTGGAGGGGGTGATACAGCTACAGAGGAAGCTTTATACCTCAAGAAATATGCTCGTCATATTCATCTCCTT GACCATGAATGGAGGCAAGCCGTAACAGCAGCAGGATCCGGATGCATTGCCGCTTTATCAGTTGAGAGATATCTTGTGGGCAAAGATCTCATTATTGAGTTTCACCAG CCCGTTACTGAAGAGGCTAAGAAGGAACCCTCAAGCATGGATGTTCAAGAAGGGTTTGACATTACTCTTACAAAGCACCGTGGCCAG TATGCCCTACGAAAATTGTATCATGAAAGTCCAAGGCTTATATGTGTATTATATACAGCACCAACATGTGGCCCATGTAGGACTTTGAAGCCAATTCTTGGTACG GTGATAGATGAATTCGACCATAATGTACATTTTGTTGAAATTGAGATTGAGGAAGATCAGGAAGTAGTAGAAGCAACTGGAATTATGGGTACACCATGTGTTCAGTTCTTCAAAAATAAGGAAATGATCAG GACTGTATCGGGGGTCAAAATGAAGAGCGAGTATTGA
- the LOC126592528 gene encoding NADPH-dependent thioredoxin reductase 3 produces the protein MAAGVKIGTGFPPVPTHRVTTIMSSLLPPPPHHTLFYLRASLPSRRRPPSLCLRSRSRPLRASSESPPASPENAIENVVIIGSGPAGFTAAIYAARANLKPLVFEGYQSGPGGQLMTTTEVENFPGFPEGITGPDLMERMRKQAERWGAELYQEDVESIDVKTRPFTVESSERKVKCNSLIFATGATAKRLRIPREDEFWSRGISACAICDGASPLFKGQVLAVVGGGDTATEEALYLTKYARHIHLLVRRDQLRASRAMQDRVYNNPNITLHFNTEAVDIISNTKGQMSGILIRKLDSGEKSVIEAKGLFYGIGHSPNSQLLEGQVELDSSGYVLVEEGTAKTSVEGVFAAGDVQDHEWRQAVTAAGSGCIAALSVERYLVGKDLIIEFHQPVTEEAKKEPSSRDVQEGFDITLTKHRGQYALRKLYHESPRLICVLYTAPTCGPCRTLKPILSKVIDEFDHNVHFVEIDIEEDPEVAEAAGIMGTPCVQFFKNKEMIRTVSGVKMKSEYRQFILANK, from the exons ATGGCTGCAGGTGTAAAGATAGGAACCGGCTTCCCACCCGTTCCGACTCACCGAGTCACCACCATCATGTcctccctcctccctcctcctcctcaccaCACTCTCTTCTACCTCCGCGCCTCCCTGCCCTCCCGCCGCCGCCCACCCTCCCTCTGTCTCCGCTCCCGCTCCCGCCCCCTCCGAGCTTCCTCCGAGTCCCCCCCTGCCTCCCCAG AAAATGCAATCGAGAATGTAGTGATAATTGGATCAGGTCCGGCTGGATTCACGGCGGCAATATACGCAGCTCGAGCGAATTTGAAGCCGCTGGTGTTCGAGGGGTACCAATCCGGTCCGGGAGGACAGTTGATGACCACTACTGAAGTTGAGAACTTCCCGGGATTCCCAGAGGGGATTACTGGTCCGGATTTAATGGAGAG GATGCGGAAACAAGCGGAGCGGTGGGGAGCAGAGTTGTACCAAGAAGATGTTGAGTCTATTGATGTCAAAACTAGACCTTTTACTGTCGAGAGCAGTGAACGTAAG GTTAAGTGCAACAGTCTAATTTTTGCCACAGGAGCTACTGCAAAACGGCTCAGGATTCCCCGTgaagatgaattttggagtaggGGAATTAGTGCTTGTGCAATTTGTGATGGAGCATCACCATTGTTTAAGGGCCAAGTTCTTGCTGTCGTTGGAGGGGGTGATACAGCTACAGAGGAAGCTTTATACCTCACGAAATATGCTCGTCATATTCATCTACTTGTGCGCAGAGATCAACTAAGGGCTTCTAGAGCAATGCAAGACAG AGTGTACAACAACCCAAATATCACCTTGCACTTCAACACAGAGGCTGTGGACATCATTAGCAATACGAAGGGGCAGATGTCTGGAATTTTAATTCGAAAACTTGATAGTGGGGAGAAATCCGTGATTGAAGCAAAAGGGTTATTTTATGGTATCGGTCATTCGCCAAATAGCCAGTTGTTGGAAGGCCAAGTTGAACTTGACAGCTCTGGCTATGTCTTAGTAGAGGAGGGCACTGCAAAAACTTCAGTTGAAGGTGTATTCGCTGCTGGAGATGTACAG GACCATGAATGGAGGCAAGCCGTAACAGCGGCAGGATCTGGATGCATTGCCGCTTTATCAGTTGAGAGATATCTTGTGGGCAAAGATCTCATTATTGAGTTTCACCAG CCCGTTACTGAAGAGGCTAAGAAGGAACCCTCAAGCAGGGATGTTCAAGAAGGGTTTGACATTACTCTTACAAAGCACCGTGGCCAG TATGCCCTACGAAAATTGTATCATGAAAGTCCAAGGCTTATATGTGTATTATATACAGCACCAACATGTGGCCCATGTAGGACTTTGAAGCCAATTCTTAGTAAG GTGATAGATGAATTCGACCATAATGTACATTTTGTTGAAATTGATATTGAGGAAGATCCGGAAGTAGCAGAAGCAGCTGGAATCATGGGTACACCATGTGTTCAGTTCTTCAAAAATAAGGAAATGATCAG GACTGTATCGGGGGTCAAAATGAAGAGCGAGTATAGACAATTTATTCTAGCAAATAAATGA